One window of Mesoplodon densirostris isolate mMesDen1 chromosome 15, mMesDen1 primary haplotype, whole genome shotgun sequence genomic DNA carries:
- the SLC14A1 gene encoding urea transporter 1 isoform X1, whose product MNGRSLIGAAGDAPPGPLWRDPFGKKAGEAARMAHGPPKQEPEEELSMEDSPTVVKLDQGGNQGPPVRKRRSLPKALGYITGDMKEFANWLKDKPQALQFVDWVLRGISQVVFVSNPISGILFLVGLLVQNPWWALSGCVGTVVSTLTALLLGQDRSAIAAGLQGYNATLVGILMAVFSDKGDYFWWLLFPVSAMSMTCPIFSSALNSVFCKWDLPVFTLPFNMALSMYLSATGHYNPFFPSKLFTPVTSVPNVTWSDLSALQLLRSLPVGVGQIYGCDNPWTGGIFLGAILLSSPLMCLHAAIGSLLGMAAGLSLSAPFENIYFGLWGFNSSLTCIAIGGMFMALTWQTHLLALACALFTAYVGASMSNLMAVVGLPSCTWPFCLATLLFLLLTTKNPNIYKMPLSKVTYPEENRIFYLQAKKRMVESPL is encoded by the exons atgaaTGGACGGTCTTTGATTGGCGCCGCTGGTGACGCCCCTCCTGGTCCTCTTTGGAGGGACCCTTTTGGAAAAAAAGCTGGTGAGGCAGCGCGCATGGCCCATGGGCCACCAAAACAG GAGCCAGAGGAAGAGCTATCCATGGAGGACAGCCCCACTGTGGTTAAACTGGACCAGGGTGGAAATCAGGGTCCACCAGTTCGCAAGAGAAGAAGCCTCCCCAAGGCACTTGGCTACATAACTGGTGATATGAAAGAATTTGCCAACTGGCTTAAAG ACAAACCCCAGGCGCTCCAGTTTGTCGACTGGGTCCTTCGGGGCATATCCCAAGTGGTGTTTGTCAGCAACCCCATCAGCGGAATCCTGTTTCTGGTGGGACTCCTGGTCCAGAACCCCTGGTGGGCGCTCAGTGGCTGTGTGGGAACTGTGGTCTCCACCCTGACAGCCCTGTTACTCGGTCAGGACAG GTCCGCCATTGCAGCAGGGCTCCAGGGCTACAATGCCACCCTGGTGGGAATCCTTATGGCTGTCTTTTCAGACAAGGGAGACTATTTCTGGTGGCTATTATTCCCTGTGTCTGCTATGTCCATGACTTG TCCAATTTTCTCAAGTGCGTTGAACTCCGTGTTCTGCAAATGGGACCTCCCTGTCTTCACTCTGCCCTTCAACATGGCGTTGTCAATGTACCTTTCTGCCACGGGACATTACAATCCATTTTTCCCAAGCAAATTGTTCACACCTGTAACCTCAGTTCCCAATGTCACCTGGTCTGACCTCAGTGCCCTGCAG TTACTGAGGTCCCTGCCCGTGGGTGTTGGTCAGATATATGGCTGTGATAATCCGTGGACAGGGGGCATCTTCCTAGGCGccatcctcctctcctctccactcATGTGCCTACATGCTGCGATCGGGTCGTTGCTGGGGATGGCAGCAG GACTCAGTCTTTCAGCTCCATTTGAGAACATCTACTTTGGACTCTGGGGTTTCAACAGCTCTCTAACCTGCATTGCAATTGGAGGAATGTTCATGGCGCTCACCTGGCAAACCCACCTCCTGGCTCTTGCCTGCG cccTGTTCACTGCCTACGTTGGAGCCAGCATGTCCAACCTGATGGCTGTG GTCGGATTGCCATCTTGTACCTGGCCCTTCTGTTTGGCGACACTACTGTTCCTCCTGCTGACCACGAAA